One Augochlora pura isolate Apur16 chromosome 10, APUR_v2.2.1, whole genome shotgun sequence DNA window includes the following coding sequences:
- the LOC144476138 gene encoding KICSTOR complex protein ITFG2, whose translation MRAVSFVKRLQWDLPGTVCRHGLTIGDIDNDGDNELVVGTTEGELYIFKGSELWHKIPGLGLITSVAVGDIFNYGRNALVVICGDGWAHIFYSPRSVNPSTTNTVFSQQPTKEPSDQDNNKDQTDGGSEANELTGKMECVHVQRIPTNTKVVLIEDVDKDGANEMILGLTDRVVRSYRWSSNLELGRGKLIGLNKWECASQIGTVTLQHTADGTPTLLVAQPGGTFMRIKCNPKECYLEDEAHQTDHETAASCVDYQTLGISRMRNQNISTEIIGDLECTSVENKTTFNESSSKENVSSDIRPGDSFMFKTTACNNEMDKVTEKTDPTNVDQVDGNVFGGNLILGDYDEQPEKDSMLPTYKDFSQNNNNNDNSHNCNSSNSSNSIISRGNDESRTRRNVEQGSPQGKPYALATLDGTIMLVKDEVISWSMQVDHLIFALCRLDVTGDGSDEIVACSWDGQTYILDQQRNSVRFQFEEPVRAFCTGNYNVSPGVSTPSLVYNTFNNKIFLYYDVTLPSMVIKPLNPLEELDPEEKNTFDDLLGCCNATERSQKMQQMTEWLLYGTS comes from the exons ATGAGAGCTGTTAGTTTTGTGAAACGGTTGCAATGGGATTTACCTGGAACCGTGTGCAGACATGGATTAACAATAGGAGACATAGATAATGATGGTGACAATGAATTAGTTGTTGGCACCACAGAGGGagaactatatattttcaaa GGATCAGAGCTGTGGCATAAAATACCAGGTTTAGGTCTAATTACTAGTGTTGCAGTgggagatatttttaattatggtCGAAATGCATTAGTCGTGATATGCGGAGACGGATGGGCTCATATCTTTTACAGCCCAAGGTCTGTAAACCCTAGCACAACTAACACAGTATTTTCCCAGCAACCAACCAAAGAACCATCGGatcaagataataataaag ATCAAACAGACGGAGGTAGCGAAGCGAACGAGTTAACCGGCAAAATGGAATGCGTACATGTCCAAAGAATTCCAACGAACACAAAGGTGGTGTTGATAGAAGATGTTGATAAAGACGGTGCCAATGAAATGATATTGGGTTTAACTGATCGCGTAGTTCGCTCTTATAGGTGGTCAAGCAATTTAGAACTAGGTAGAGGGAAATTGATTGGCTTGAATAAATGGGAGTGTGCCAGTCAAATAGGAACAGTAACATTGCAG CATACAGCAGATGGAACACCGACTTTATTAGTTGCTCAACCTGGTGGAACTTTTATGCGAATAAAGTGTAATCCAAAGGAATGTTACTTGGAAGATGAAGCTCACCAAACTGATCATGAAACGGCAGCAAGTTGTGTAGATTATCAAACGTTGGGCATATCGCGAAtgcgaaatcaaaatatttcaacggaGATTATAGGGGATTTGGAGTGCACATCAGTGGAGAACAAAACTACATTCAATGAATCTTCGTCTAAAGAAAATGTATCTAGTGATATTCGCCCTGGCGACAGTTTCATGTTCAAGACGACAGCGTGCAATAACGAAATGGACAAAGTCACCGAGAAAACTGATCCTACGAATGTGGATCAAGTCGATGGCAATGTGTTCGgaggaaatttaattcttgGTGATTACGATGAACAACCAGAAAAAGATTCGATGTTGCCAACATATAAAGATTTTTCTcaaaacaacaacaataacgaCAACAGTCACAACTGCAATAGTAGTAACAGTAGTAACAGCATTATTTCAAGAGGAAATGACGAAAGTAGAACAAGAAGAAACGTTGAACAAGGTTCGCCGCAAGGAAAACCTTACGCACTTGCTACTTTAGACGGGACAATAATGTTGGTAAAAGATGAAGTCATTTCGTG GTCTATGCAAGTGGACCATCTGATATTCGCACTATGTCGTTTAGACGTGACCGGTGATGGTTCAGACGAAATCGTGGCTTGCTCTTGGGACGGTCAGACTTATATTCTAGATCAACAACGGAATAGTGTGCGTTTTCAATTCGAAGAGCCGGTCAGAGCGTTTTGCACCGGAAATTACAATGTTTCGCCTGGGGTTTCAACGCCATCTCTCGTGTACaatactttcaataataag atttttctCTACTACGATGTTACGCTCCCGAGCATGGTGATCAAGCCTTTAAATCCGCTGGAGGAATTGGATCCTGAAGAGAAGAATACTTTTGATGATCTTCTAGGATGTTGCAACGCTACGGAAAGATCGCAAAAGATGCAGCAGATGACCGAATGGTTGTTATACGGGACGTCCTGA
- the LOC144476137 gene encoding sodium-coupled monocarboxylate transporter 1 — protein sequence MAENETRSEMIGHQLRQLTFGWTDYTLFSGLLGVSVLIGIYFGCFGKKQDNTTEYLLGGKTMTCFPVSMSLIASHISAVSLLAIPVEVYQYGTQYAACIFTSVISCGLVALIYVPVFYNLQLTSTFEYLEMRFTRPVRTFASFLYSLSLIIYVPLIIYVPALAFSQATAINLHLVAPVICIVCIFYTTIGGLKAVVWADTIQMTVTLGSLFAVLILGIISVGGVAEIWRVSEEGHRIVFWDMNPSLFARNSLWGMSVGMTMTWVAGLGISQVSMQRFLSVPNLREAHKSLGFLAICMTVVKWISVFTGLIMYARYHKCDPISTHVITRSDQLLPYYVLDVAADIPGLPGLFLAGLVSAGLSTMSANLNTVAGTIYEDFIDPWLPESNKKEARAATIMKCIVVVVGLICVALVFAVDRLADIFQVSLTLHGITAGAMVGIFTLGMLVPWATSKGAIAGGLLSMLFMVWIIVGAQVNVAQKRLYYPPLPTSTDQCIGDLFNQTTSHLIQTPPIIDPDDQPFVLFTISFMYYTLIGFIIVMVVGVAVSFLCGPSDLREVNRNHFPPIVQRFLPPRKYLEVPLHAIPTALITNPEKEKMNA from the exons ATGGCGGAGAATGAGACGAGATCGGAGATGATCGGCCATCAGCTTAGGCAGCTCACGTTCGGATGGACCGATTACACACTTTTCAGCGGTCTGCTGGGCGTCAGTGTTCTGATAGGGATCTATTTCGGTTGTTTTGGCAAGAAACAAGATAACACCACCGAATATTTGCTTGGAGGGAAGACGATGACATGTTTCCCGGTTAGCATGAGTCTAATTGCAAG TCACATATCGGCGGTGTCTTTACTTGCCATACCCGTCGAGGTCTATCAATATGGGACACAATACGCCGCCTGTATTTTTACATCCGTAATATCGTGCGGCCTCGTTGCCCTTATCTACGTGCCGGTGTTTTACAATCTCCAGTTGACCAGCACGTTCGAATATTTGGAAATGAGATTCACCAGACCGGTTCGCACCTTCGCCTCGTTCCTCTACTCCCTCTCGCTGATTATTTACGTTCCCCTGATCATCTACGTTCCCGCTTTGGCGTTCTCTCAGGCGACAGCGATCAATCTGCACCTGGTCGCACCGGTTATCTGCATCGTGTGCATATTCTACACGACGATT GGTGGTCTGAAAGCTGTTGTATGGGCTGACACCATTCAAATGACCGTAACGCTAGGCAGTCTCTTCGCCGTGCTAATTTTAGGGATCATCTCCGTCGGAGGTGTGGCCGAGATCTGGAGAGTGTCGGAAGAGGGGCACAGGATCGTCTTTTGGGA CATGAACCCGAGCCTGTTCGCGAGAAACTCGTTGTGGGGTATGTCGGTGGGCATGACGATGACTTGGGTAGCGGGTCTCGGTATTAGTCAAGTGTCCATGCAACGGTTCCTGTCAGTGCCGAATCTTAGAGAAGCCCACAA GTCACTCGGATTTTTAGCAATATGCATGACAGTCGTGAAATGGATCTCGGTGTTCACAGGCCTGATCATGTACGCCAGGTATCACAAGTGCGACCCCATAAGCACTCAC GTAATCACGAGAAGCGACCAATTACTGCCGTATTATGTGTTGGACGTTGCCGCAGATATTCCAGGACTTCCTGGTCTCTTTCTTGCCGGCCTCGTCAGTGCCGGTCTTTCCACGATGAGCGCCAATTTGAACACAGTAGCTGGAACAATTTACGAGGATTTCATCGATCCCTGGCTGCCGGAGAGCAACAAGAAGGAGGCCAGAGCTGCGACGATCATGAAG TGCATTGTGGTCGTCGTGGGTTTGATCTGCGTGGCGCTCGTATTCGCCGTCGATCGTTTAGCTGACATTTTCCAAGTCTCTTTGACCCTGCACGGCATTACGGCCGGAGCAATGGTGGGTATATTCACGTTAGGGATGTTGGTACCATGGGCAACGTCGAAGGGTGCGATTGCCGGAGGATTGCTCTCCATGCTGTTCATGGTTTGGATAATCGTCGGAGCTCAGGTGAATGTGGCTCAGAAACGACTGTATTACCCACCGCTCCCGACGTCCACTGATCAATGTATCGGCGATCTGTTCAATCAAACTACCAGTCATTTGATACAGACACCGCCGATTATTGATCCAGACGACCAACCTTTCGTTCTGTTCACGATATCGTTCATGTATTACACTTTGATCGGTTTCATAATAGTGATGGTCGTGGGTGTCGCGGTCAGCTTCCTGTGCGGTCCTTCCGACTTGAGGGAGGTCAACAGGAATCATTTTCCCCCGATCGTTCAAAG ATTTTTGCCGCCGAGGAAGTATCTGGAGGTGCCGTTGCACGCGATACCTACCGCTCTGATCACGAAtccggagaaagagaagatgAACGCGTGA
- the LOC144476139 gene encoding mitochondrial inner membrane protease subunit 2 encodes MFKRDILNVTFLVRNLLRGVLFGIPIGITFVDRIGSVAKVDGVSMQPTLNPDTWMNDYVFLNHWIIHTEGIRRGEIVAVKSPKRPSETLIKRVVGLPGDIICTHGNCADVLQIPEGHCWIEGDHTGYSLDSTTFGPVSLGLITAKATCIVWPPKRWQFLNCATLTHKFQLFAARDQLHKI; translated from the exons ATGTTTAAGCGCGACATACTAAATGTAACATTCCTAGTACGAAACTTACTCCGTGGTGTTCTATTTGGTATTCCTATAGGGATTACCTTCGTAGACAGAATTGGTTCCGTAGCCAAAGTAGATGGTGTCTCTATGCAACCAACTCTAAATCCAGACACATGGATGAATGATTATGTGTTCTTGAATCATTGGATAATTCATACTGAAGGCATTCGTCGTGGTGAGATAGTAGCCGTCAAGTCTCCTAAGAGACCAAGTGAAACGTTGATTAAACGGGTTGTTGGACTGCCTGGAGACATTATATGCACCCATGGGAACTGTGCAGATGTACTGCAg atacCAGAAGGTCACTGTTGGATAGAAGGAGATCATACTGGCTATTCTCTAGATTCAACCACTTTTGGACCAGTCTCTCTTGGTCTAATAACTGCCAAAGCTACTTGCATTGTGTGGCCCCCTAAACGTTGGCAATTCTTAAATTGTGCTACGCTGACACACAAATTTCAACTATTTGCAGCAAGAGATCAATTGCACAAAATTTAG